The Pseudomonas allokribbensis genome has a window encoding:
- the qhpR gene encoding AraC-like transcriptional regulator QhpR: MPNAPEFLQIVPVPVVPKAFTQMGTQMMSTVRSTALLGFKEFAVSQGIDPDSALAEIGLPGDPLNAQFSGAQFNALVELCAVRSNNPLFGLQFGLRQGTQSLGTLVYAMRSTANVGEALNLLIRYFHIHSDGALVRLECQTGSALLIYDVIDGTLVSVRQTVELAMGIAVCLLRELMGHAWKPRGLTLRHSAPENRMAYRALLGTHPRFDSTVNAWVFDESLLAIPLGAANARCQQLAQQHIDELARITLKELPSYVQKRLRDELAHGPVTLREMAEYMMISPRTLQRYLSAEGTRFQELLDETRQSMAVRYLCDSSISLTQVASLLGYADLSTFSRAFTRWNGVSPQKWKQRMQHTKR; encoded by the coding sequence TTGCCGAACGCGCCAGAGTTTTTGCAAATCGTGCCAGTGCCTGTCGTTCCAAAGGCTTTTACCCAAATGGGGACTCAGATGATGTCCACTGTCCGTAGCACCGCTCTGCTGGGGTTCAAAGAGTTTGCTGTCAGTCAGGGAATCGATCCGGATTCGGCACTGGCTGAGATTGGTCTGCCCGGAGACCCACTGAATGCTCAATTCTCCGGCGCCCAGTTCAATGCCTTGGTCGAGTTGTGTGCGGTGCGTTCGAACAATCCTCTGTTCGGCTTACAGTTTGGCTTGCGCCAAGGCACGCAAAGTCTAGGCACCCTGGTGTACGCCATGCGCAGTACAGCGAATGTGGGTGAGGCGCTGAACCTGCTGATACGCTATTTCCATATCCATAGCGACGGCGCGTTAGTGCGTCTCGAATGCCAGACCGGCAGTGCTCTGCTTATCTACGACGTCATTGACGGAACGTTGGTATCGGTACGTCAGACGGTGGAGCTGGCGATGGGAATTGCCGTATGTTTGCTCCGCGAGCTGATGGGGCATGCCTGGAAACCTAGAGGTTTGACACTGCGTCATAGCGCTCCTGAAAACCGCATGGCCTATCGCGCTCTTCTGGGCACGCATCCGCGCTTTGACAGTACCGTCAATGCCTGGGTTTTTGATGAGTCACTGCTGGCGATACCGCTGGGTGCGGCGAATGCAAGGTGTCAACAGTTAGCCCAGCAGCACATCGATGAGCTCGCACGCATAACGCTCAAAGAATTGCCGTCCTACGTGCAAAAGCGGCTGCGTGATGAACTGGCCCATGGTCCAGTCACGCTTCGCGAAATGGCCGAGTACATGATGATCAGCCCGCGCACCTTGCAACGTTATCTATCGGCAGAAGGCACACGATTTCAGGAGCTGCTGGACGAAACGCGCCAGTCGATGGCCGTGCGCTACCTCTGCGACTCATCAATCAGCCTGACGCAGGTGGCAAGTCTGTTGGGTTACGCTGATCTGAGCACTTTTTCCCGAGCTTTCACTCGCTGGAATGGCGTAAGCCCACAAAAGTGGAAACAGCGCATGCAACACACCAAACGGTAA
- a CDS encoding AraC family transcriptional regulator: protein MVSNPFIRALSLTGFEQFARRQGLDPNHMLRQTSIPVASLQRPEDILSFQHYCGLLELCRQRSNNPLFGLEFGLDQGVDVFGDIFFLIHNARTIGEALLELRANFALYNGAAQIDLEVIDGVALLGYRTDGTAIGGLPQAEELACGVGLQLMRTLVGNQWQPAAVMLRHVPLADERDYQQALGIKPTFSAAHTGLLFDACVLVQPLDCASEALHQLIAGHLSGIERLSTDAMPGYVRQLLRNLLPSGRATIDRVANCMAINPRTLQRHLAQENTSFQQLLDETRQQLVRNYLQTPTISLTQVARLLGYADVSTFSRAFHRWFGVSVLGWCRQSGVSRQPLLLRNRVRERP from the coding sequence ATGGTTTCCAATCCGTTCATTCGTGCACTCAGCCTGACAGGATTTGAGCAATTTGCTCGGCGCCAGGGCCTGGACCCGAACCACATGTTGCGACAAACCTCTATACCTGTGGCATCGCTACAGCGCCCGGAAGATATCCTGTCCTTCCAGCACTATTGCGGCTTGCTGGAACTATGCCGCCAGCGTTCGAATAACCCGTTGTTCGGTCTGGAGTTCGGGCTCGATCAGGGTGTCGATGTCTTTGGCGATATTTTTTTCCTGATTCACAACGCCCGTACCATTGGCGAGGCCTTGCTCGAGCTGCGTGCCAACTTCGCGCTTTACAACGGCGCAGCGCAAATTGACCTGGAAGTTATTGATGGAGTCGCGCTGCTTGGTTACCGGACGGATGGGACGGCGATCGGCGGATTACCCCAGGCCGAAGAACTCGCGTGTGGTGTCGGTCTACAACTGATGCGAACCCTGGTCGGGAACCAATGGCAGCCCGCAGCGGTAATGCTACGGCATGTGCCGCTTGCCGATGAACGGGATTATCAGCAGGCGCTAGGTATCAAGCCGACCTTCTCTGCTGCACATACTGGACTTCTATTTGATGCGTGTGTCTTGGTGCAGCCGCTGGATTGCGCCAGTGAAGCCTTGCATCAACTCATAGCTGGACATCTGTCAGGCATTGAACGCTTGTCGACAGACGCGATGCCGGGCTACGTCAGGCAATTGCTACGCAATTTATTGCCCAGCGGGCGTGCGACCATCGACAGAGTGGCCAATTGCATGGCAATCAATCCGCGTACCTTGCAACGCCACCTGGCGCAAGAAAACACATCATTTCAGCAATTGTTGGATGAGACGCGCCAGCAGTTGGTACGCAACTATCTTCAGACACCGACAATCAGTCTTACGCAAGTGGCGCGTTTGCTTGGTTATGCCGATGTCAGTACTTTTTCGCGGGCTTTTCATCGCTGGTTTGGCGTGTCTGTGCTCGGGTGGTGTAGGCAATCCGGGGTGAGCAGACAGCCATTATTACTTCGGAATCGAGTGAGAGAGCGACCTTAA
- a CDS encoding Ypar14, super integron cassette, with protein MPQLTWDPFDLVAVLGVVPSHDEFDTSHRYLIEQGSLRLELTIWQYDSDVEIQMWETSLPKPIIKYKLLGCPGIRVVDDKRGTFVEFAASNTFTGRYDGYSVIPYGLRLWVDPQFFLEPFSYGVA; from the coding sequence ATGCCACAGCTCACATGGGATCCTTTTGATCTGGTCGCCGTACTCGGCGTCGTTCCTTCTCACGATGAATTTGATACGTCGCATCGGTATTTGATTGAACAAGGCTCCCTCAGGCTGGAACTGACAATCTGGCAATACGATTCTGATGTAGAAATTCAGATGTGGGAGACGTCATTACCCAAACCCATCATCAAGTACAAGTTGCTCGGATGCCCTGGTATCCGCGTTGTTGACGATAAGCGCGGCACATTTGTGGAGTTCGCCGCATCGAATACTTTCACCGGACGATATGACGGATATTCGGTAATTCCGTACGGCCTAAGGCTTTGGGTCGATCCACAGTTTTTTCTAGAGCCGTTTAGCTATGGGGTTGCTTAG
- a CDS encoding DNA-binding protein yields the protein MAVGVPEHEVFAAADAVLARGERPTVERVRLELGRGSPARVGGLLDQWWARLAERLNGETRLPTLPGEVSQAFVAVWQQAIHLAQGVVEQSVAEQRQVLDTERERMAVAEDQARQDMAKARQQVVEATAGRQAAELRLADLELLLSQRQTQIDDLQQQRESLVHERHEAQQHNQGLQQELQALRLKAEQERVAQETYVRGVEDRAHREVDHAREQSKAMTVQLKDAGRQVEQSLRRQESLQTELSQAQQRAAAQVARAETLEQQLNHMRQLSETKRKPRVRKSPTLRDPKA from the coding sequence ATGGCAGTAGGAGTACCGGAACATGAAGTGTTTGCCGCCGCGGACGCGGTGCTGGCCCGGGGTGAACGGCCGACGGTGGAGCGGGTACGCCTGGAGCTGGGCCGCGGCAGCCCAGCGCGCGTGGGTGGGTTGCTCGATCAATGGTGGGCACGCCTGGCCGAGCGGCTGAACGGTGAGACCCGCCTGCCGACGCTTCCTGGCGAAGTATCACAGGCCTTTGTCGCGGTGTGGCAACAGGCGATCCACTTGGCGCAGGGTGTCGTCGAACAGAGTGTGGCCGAGCAGCGCCAAGTGCTGGACACCGAACGTGAACGCATGGCGGTGGCGGAAGATCAAGCGCGTCAGGACATGGCCAAGGCGCGCCAGCAGGTGGTAGAGGCGACGGCGGGGCGTCAGGCTGCCGAACTGCGTTTGGCTGACCTGGAACTGCTGCTGTCCCAACGTCAGACCCAGATCGATGACCTGCAACAGCAACGGGAGAGTCTGGTGCACGAGCGCCACGAGGCCCAGCAGCACAACCAGGGATTGCAGCAGGAGCTGCAGGCGTTGCGACTCAAGGCCGAGCAGGAGCGTGTCGCGCAAGAGACCTATGTGCGCGGCGTCGAAGATCGTGCACATCGCGAGGTCGACCACGCGCGGGAGCAGAGCAAAGCCATGACCGTCCAACTCAAAGATGCTGGGCGGCAAGTAGAGCAATCGCTACGACGACAGGAGTCGCTCCAGACCGAACTCAGCCAGGCGCAGCAACGTGCCGCGGCGCAGGTGGCTCGAGCTGAAACCTTGGAGCAGCAGCTAAATCATATGCGCCAGTTGTCCGAGACGAAACGCAAGCCAAGAGTCAGAAAAAGCCCCACATTACGTGACCCCAAGGCTTAA
- a CDS encoding tyrosine-type recombinase/integrase, with protein sequence MNVLNITDQLALIDETPLDPQSLALHAQEAAAAFIAAGTAANTVRSYRSALAYWSAWLQLRYGQALGDAPLPVPVAIQFVLDHLARPLADGGWAHLLPPGIDAVLIAARVKTKPGPLAFNTVSHRLAVLGKWHRINQWDSPTEAPALKTLLREARKAQARQGVNVRKKTAIVLEPLQTLLATCDDGVRGIRDRALLLLAWSGGGRRRSEVVGLQASDVRQLDADTWLYALGATKTDTGGVRREKPLRGPAAAALAAWLTAAPADSGPLFRRLYKGGKVGTAGLSADQIARIVQRRAKLAGLEGDWAAHSLRSGFVTEAGRQGVPLGEVMVMTEHRSVTTVMGYFQAGALLDSRATQLFQPTRVESESA encoded by the coding sequence TTGAACGTATTAAATATTACAGATCAGTTGGCGCTGATCGACGAAACGCCGCTGGACCCACAATCCTTGGCGCTCCACGCCCAGGAAGCCGCGGCGGCGTTTATTGCCGCCGGCACCGCGGCGAATACTGTACGCAGTTACCGCAGCGCCCTCGCCTACTGGTCGGCCTGGCTGCAGCTGCGTTATGGGCAAGCGCTGGGCGATGCGCCGCTCCCCGTCCCCGTAGCCATACAGTTCGTCCTTGATCACCTGGCGCGACCGCTGGCCGACGGCGGCTGGGCCCACCTGCTGCCGCCGGGCATCGATGCCGTGCTGATCGCCGCCCGGGTCAAAACCAAACCAGGACCGCTGGCGTTCAATACGGTGAGCCATCGCCTAGCCGTGTTGGGCAAATGGCATCGAATCAATCAGTGGGACAGTCCGACCGAAGCGCCGGCGCTAAAGACCTTGCTGCGCGAGGCACGCAAGGCCCAAGCACGCCAGGGCGTGAACGTGCGCAAGAAAACCGCGATTGTGCTCGAACCCTTGCAGACACTGCTCGCCACTTGCGACGACGGCGTGCGCGGCATCCGTGACCGCGCCCTGCTCCTGCTGGCATGGAGCGGCGGCGGCCGGCGACGTTCAGAGGTGGTGGGACTGCAAGCGAGCGATGTACGCCAACTGGATGCCGATACTTGGCTGTACGCGCTAGGCGCGACCAAGACCGACACCGGCGGTGTGCGTCGTGAGAAACCGTTGCGCGGGCCGGCGGCCGCAGCGCTGGCCGCCTGGCTGACAGCCGCGCCCGCCGACTCTGGTCCATTGTTTCGCCGGCTGTATAAAGGTGGCAAGGTCGGGACGGCAGGCTTGTCGGCCGACCAGATTGCGCGCATCGTCCAGCGTCGGGCAAAGTTGGCAGGCCTGGAGGGCGATTGGGCGGCGCACAGTTTAAGGTCGGGGTTTGTCACCGAGGCCGGGCGTCAGGGCGTGCCGCTCGGCGAAGTGATGGTCATGACTGAACATCGCAGTGTTACCACGGTGATGGGTTACTTTCAGGCGGGCGCCCTGCTCGACAGTCGGGCCACTCAACTATTCCAGCCGACGCGAGTCGAAAGTGAGTCTGCGTAA
- a CDS encoding helix-turn-helix domain-containing protein, producing MELNQAFGVALQRLRKSKALTQEDFSTKSSRTYLSTLERGLKSPTLEKLQALASVMGVQPLTLLAYAQLLCDEGLSLDELLSRVRDELALLHVEG from the coding sequence ATGGAGCTGAATCAAGCATTCGGGGTGGCGTTGCAGCGCCTGAGAAAAAGCAAGGCGCTGACGCAGGAGGACTTCTCGACTAAAAGCAGCCGAACATACCTCAGCACATTGGAACGCGGACTTAAAAGTCCGACTTTGGAGAAGCTGCAGGCGCTGGCCTCCGTCATGGGCGTTCAGCCGCTGACTTTGCTGGCGTACGCTCAGTTGTTGTGTGATGAGGGGCTCAGTCTCGACGAGTTGCTTTCCCGTGTGAGGGACGAGCTAGCGTTGCTGCATGTTGAGGGATGA